In Mustelus asterias unplaced genomic scaffold, sMusAst1.hap1.1 HAP1_SCAFFOLD_658, whole genome shotgun sequence, the following are encoded in one genomic region:
- the LOC144487237 gene encoding uncharacterized protein LOC144487237 — protein sequence MEKPWKCVDCGKGYRAPSELEAHRRIHTGERPFTCSQCGKGFIQLSDLQRHQRVHTGEKPFTCSHCGKGFTQLSNLQRHQRVHTGERSFTCSQCGKGFTRLSLLQTHQQVHTGERPFTCSQCGKGFPRLSLLQTHQQVHTGERPFTCSQCGKGFTRVSNLRAHQRVHTGERPFTCSQCGKGFTQLSSLLTHQRVHTGEWPFTCSQCGKGFPQLSSLLTHQRVHTGERPFTCSQCEKGFTQLSNLQTHQRIHTVEKPFTCSQCGKGFTRSSDLRRHQRIHTGERPFTCSVCGKGFSVSSRLLRHQQVHE from the coding sequence atggagaaaccatggaaatgtgtggactgtggaaagggatacagagccccatcagagctggaagctcatcggcgcatccacaccggggagagaccattcacctgctctcaatgtgggaagggattcattcagttatccgacctgcagagacaccagcgagttcatactggggagaaaccatttacctgctctcactgtgggaaggggttcactcagttatccaacctgcagagacaccagcgagttcacactggagagaggtcattcacctgctctcagtgtgggaagggattcactcggttatcccttctgcagacacaccagcaagttcacactggggaaagaccattcacctgctctcagtgtgggaagggattccctcGGTTATCCCTCCtacagacacaccagcaagttcacactggggagagaccattcacctgctctcagtgtgggaagggattcactcgggtatccaacctgcgggcacaccagcgagttcacactggggagaggccattcacctgctcccagtgtgggaagggattcactcagttatccagcctgctgacacaccagcgagttcacactggggagtggccattcacctgctctcagtgtgggaagggattccctcagttatccagcctgctgacacaccagcgagttcacactggggagaggccgttcacctgctctcagtgtgagaagggattcactcagttatccaacttgcagacacaccagcgaattcacactgtagagaaaccattcacctgctctcagtgtggaaagggattcactcggtcatccgacctgcggagacaccaacgcattcacactggggagaggccattcacctgctctgtgtgtgggaagggtttcagcgtttcatcccggctgctgagacatcaacaagttcacgagtga